The Methylotenera sp. G11 genome includes a window with the following:
- a CDS encoding response regulator, with protein sequence MRLLVVEDDKILAEGLVDALTQAGYAVDHAANGEIANAFLQQTAYDLILLDLGLPRVDGFEVLKRLRSRGDHAAVMILTAQDAIESRVKGLDLGADDYLIKPVNLSELEARVRALIRRGKMGSNASLVCGDLVFDAADKRAICGGQDLLLSTRELALLEILMHKQNKVVSKEQVLESLCNWDDELGDNAVEVYIHRLRKKIASANVQIRTIRGLGYLLENAKKSSQ encoded by the coding sequence ATGCGTTTACTGGTAGTTGAAGACGATAAAATTTTAGCGGAGGGCTTGGTAGATGCGCTCACGCAGGCGGGGTACGCAGTTGACCATGCCGCGAATGGCGAAATTGCCAATGCATTCCTGCAGCAGACTGCCTATGACCTGATCCTGCTGGACCTTGGTTTGCCCAGGGTTGATGGATTCGAAGTGCTTAAGCGCCTGCGTAGCCGCGGCGATCATGCTGCAGTGATGATACTGACGGCACAGGATGCGATAGAAAGCCGCGTCAAGGGTCTGGATCTGGGCGCTGATGATTACCTGATAAAGCCGGTCAACCTGAGCGAGCTCGAAGCGCGCGTACGTGCCTTGATACGGCGCGGAAAAATGGGTTCCAACGCTTCTCTGGTGTGCGGTGATCTGGTATTTGATGCTGCCGATAAGCGCGCAATCTGCGGAGGCCAGGACCTGCTCCTGTCAACGCGCGAGCTGGCTTTGCTGGAAATATTGATGCATAAGCAGAACAAGGTGGTGAGCAAGGAGCAGGTTCTGGAGTCTCTCTGTAACTGGGATGATGAGCTCGGTGATAATGCGGTTGAGGTATACATTCATCGCCTCAGGAAAAAAATCGCTTCTGCAAATGTGCAGATCAGGACAATACGGGGTTTGGGCTACCTGCTTGAAAATGCAAAAAAATCCTCTCAATAA
- a CDS encoding SMP-30/gluconolactonase/LRE family protein, with the protein MLKNHYKYAALLASAAMVIGCHGTVKTALNHPQKITGLKTPESVVQARDGRIYISEINEFGKDGDGQITVLDRNGKTAVFATGLDDPKGLAIIGQYLYAADKNKIIRIGPDGKTSVFVASTAFPSPPIFLNDLEADPQGNLYVSDSGDVLGKGGGGAIYRIDAKGQVTLLINDKQDARIAGPNGLLADDTGNFLLEVDFASGILYSLNTQTGQLTDIAEGFGGGDGLVHHSNGTMYVSDWKNGKVFSVNTKGDVAVVRSGYQAAADIAITKDEAYLLVPDMKAGELDFIPLK; encoded by the coding sequence ATGTTGAAAAATCATTACAAGTATGCAGCATTGCTGGCATCCGCTGCCATGGTAATCGGTTGCCATGGCACGGTAAAAACGGCGCTTAACCATCCGCAGAAAATCACCGGCCTGAAAACACCGGAATCAGTGGTGCAGGCCAGGGACGGTCGCATTTATATTTCCGAAATCAATGAGTTCGGTAAAGATGGCGACGGGCAGATTACGGTACTTGACCGCAACGGCAAAACAGCGGTTTTTGCTACCGGCCTGGATGACCCGAAAGGGCTGGCGATCATCGGTCAGTACTTGTATGCAGCCGATAAGAATAAAATCATCAGGATTGGCCCCGACGGTAAAACCAGTGTGTTTGTTGCCAGCACTGCCTTCCCGAGTCCGCCTATATTCCTGAATGACCTGGAAGCCGACCCGCAGGGCAACCTTTACGTAAGCGACAGCGGTGACGTATTGGGCAAAGGCGGTGGCGGTGCCATTTACAGGATTGACGCCAAAGGCCAGGTGACGCTGCTGATCAATGATAAGCAGGATGCCCGTATCGCAGGCCCGAATGGACTGCTGGCGGATGATACCGGTAACTTCCTGCTGGAGGTGGATTTTGCATCCGGTATTTTATATAGCCTGAACACACAAACCGGACAGCTTACAGACATTGCTGAAGGCTTTGGCGGCGGTGACGGTCTGGTGCATCACTCTAACGGTACCATGTATGTGAGTGACTGGAAGAATGGCAAGGTATTCAGCGTGAACACCAAAGGCGATGTGGCTGTGGTCAGGTCGGGTTATCAGGCTGCAGCTGATATCGCCATCACCAAGGACGAGGCGTATCTGCTTGTACCGGACATGAAAGCGGGCGAGCTGGACTTCATTCCTTTAAAATAG